Below is a genomic region from Oreochromis niloticus isolate F11D_XX linkage group LG13, O_niloticus_UMD_NMBU, whole genome shotgun sequence.
TACCTACAGCTTGTCAACCATGAGTACCAGCGCTGGCAGGAGGACAAGGAGCAGGCATGGGCCGCCCAGCCACAGCGCCCGCCACCCTTCTCCGTCTCCCAGCTCTCGCTTATTGAGATCCGCTGTGCCACACCACGATGCACCTTCTATGTCTCTGTGGACACGCAGCCTCATTGCCATGAATGCTTTGAAAAGCGGCAGGCCACTACTGGTGGAGGAGCAAGGATAGAAGGGGTAATTCAGACTAAGGAAGGAGGTTTACAAGGTGGGGTAGGAGTCATAGGGGGATCAGAGACTGAGGTGAGCTCCAGAGGGGCCAGAAGTAGCAGCCCCCCATGCTCTTCATCTGGGAGAGGAGTAGTGTTATCCAGTCCGCGCTCAGCCCCGCCCACCGCCCCCAGCCTCAGCCTATACAGTGAAACACATGCAATGAAGTGCAAGACACCCGGCTGCCTCTTCACCCTAAGTGTGGAGCATGATGGACTTTGTGAGCGCTGCTTCAACTCCAGGCAAAACCATGGACCCCCTGGAGTTGGAACGGCCGCTACAGGACTGCCAGGGACCAATGGGGGGCCTGTCGTTCCCCACCCAGCCCAGGGCTCCGGCTGGAACCAGTGGGGAGGCTGTGAGACCGAGACAGAGCGATGCAACATGTGCAGAAAGGAGGCGTTTAGGATATTCAATGGCCTGTGTCCACCCTGCATGCAGAGACAGCAGGCTCCAGACAGGGGAGAGCCACAACAGATCAACCCCAGGACTGAAGCCTCATCTTCAGCTTGGACCCAGGCCAGGGACACTGAGCGGCCATGCCTCACTCTAACTCCAGGGCACACCTCAGCTTGGCAGGGCCCTGTGGCCCGACCTTGTAAAAGATCTGGCTGCCAGTTCTTTGGGACACCTGAGAAACTGGGTTTCTGCACTATTTGCTACGTAGACTATCAGACAAATCACCGTAAGTCctaaaacaaaactagaaaacACTTGTTGCATTGCAAGCTTTCCGTATATATAAAATTTATTATAAAAGCTGTATAGCTGTCTTAATAAATCATCTCCTTTAACTGTTCTGTTTGTTGTTATTCAAATGTCATATGGCACATTGCTTATGTTGGTCACTGTTTCTTCCAGACCTGACTCCTCCTCCTGCCCCGGCCCAGAGTCGGCATGGTTTGGAGACAGGCTTCCAGAATGCCTCACGATGTCGTGGGCCTGGGTGTGGTGCAGTTGGCAAGGTGATGCTGGAGGGCTACTGTGACAAGTGCTATGTAAAAGAGCAAAGTGCAAGACTTAACCAAGTCGCAAATCGCACGTCCCCTCCTCTGGTAGGTATCTGCCATACCTTCATAACTCCTCATTCTTCACATGTCTTGTCTTTTTCATGTGTTATCCTTCTTCGCCTGTTGACAGTTCTTTCCTTTCTCGCTCTTCCTCTGTACAAAAGCGTGAACGAGCAGCAAAACCCAGATCTTCGCAGCAATCCCAGACCCAGACTCAGTGCCGGCGGAGTGGCTGCAGTAATGTGTCCCCGGGTTGCACAGACCTCTGCCCAGAGTGCCACACGCGTGGTCAGGGCAGAGAGCCAGGAAGACGGGCGCAGGCGCCCAAAGAAAAGTCGAAGCAGCGGTGCCGGACACAAGGCTGTGACCACTACGCCAACCAAGAGAAACAGGGCTACTGCAACGAGTGTGACCACTTCAAACAGATTTACCGCGGCTGACCACATTTAGCGCCCATGCACACGACAGCGATGATGACACATCGCTAGCACGCTAGAGCCGCCGCCCTGCTGTGGGCTCTCCATGCCAGTCAATGCACCTCTGATACTAACTAACCAACTAACTTGCTAGTGACTAACTAGTTACCTTATGGCCTGAAAATCAAACCCCCCATGTAGAATGtgaagagagagtgtgtgtatgtgggggtggtggtgagtgtgtgtgttttcgcAGTAGACATGGCCTCCAGAATACCTCTTTGTGCAATTATTATCATCTGATGTGCCCTGCACACTTACACGGTGAGAGGTTTGGCAACATGTTAGAGCAACTGACTTAACTCTTGTGTACAATATGTATTTAGAGGTACGTAGTGAATCATGCCGGACAAAATGATTGTATGTCAACATAACAAGAAGCATCTGACATTGCTTTCTAGACCACAGCCAAGGATTTATACCccccatctgtctgtctgtcttaaCCCATCTGTGTatctgtctgcctgtctgtctaGCATTTGCTCTGAAGAAAGAGAGATGCAGTAGTTGGGCATGCCCAAGAGCAAATCTCTGTGAAAATAGTCAGCAGAAGTGTGCAATACTGGGCCAAAGGAAAGCAAGCAAAGTGCTTGAAATTAAGTTAAATGGCATTCACCACTGTTTTGCTTAAATCTCCTAAATCACTCATCTATGTCCTCACAACCCagacaaagatttttttttcaaaaagatTCTCTTGCAGTCAATATTGTAAAAATGGTCAAAGATTGATTTTCTTCCATTAGCCAGACAATAGCAGGGTTAGTTTATATTTTGAGGCTAATTAACCTTATTACTGTTACATATCTGATGTAAATTGCTTGATAtggaaagtaaaaaaacaaattataaaCTGTGCAAGACAGACAGGGCAGGCCCCTGCTAGTTTTGGTGCTACATGTACAGAAATACAAGCCTCTCCATTGTAGCCAACATGCTGGTGGTTTCAGCGGACAGAAGGCAGAGATCACAGTAGAGACAGGACTCACTCTCTTTCGAAACCTCCTTTCCTTCCtcttatttccctttttttccaaaacaaatCTGTTGCCTTGgatgttgttttcctgtttacTTACCACTTAAGCACCTAGAAACACATAgacacatgcgcacacataTCTACACAATGTATACACAAACATAATATCGTCAGTCCTGTTAAAAGGGGATTGGCAACTGTGAGGAGAACTGAGACTACAAGGACAGGCGAAGTCTGGATAATTATCCACCCTACTACCgtatacacacgcacacatgcaaacacagctTTGTGAGATTGTATGCCCCCACCCCAGCCTGAGGTAATGTGTAGGTAAATGAACCTGTAAAGATGCATTCCTCTCTGCTTCACCCTCCTGGATGTGCCAAGGCATCACTTTCAAAACTTCAGAGAGCAATCCTGTTGCCTGCTTTGGCTAATCTTGTCTATctgaatgtgtttgtgctgcttgtACAGCAGCACAGTATTGGGGCTGATCCTCGATAAGTTTTGCCTTTACATAGTGATTGAAATTTTATGGACCAGAGGGGCCTGATCACTGATTATGGATCAGTGCTCCCACTtataaaaaatgcttttgtgAACATGGATCTCAGTCCATACCGTAGGACCTTCCAACCCGATGCCTCATcttcaatacacacacacatacacacatacagataaAACGCACGCATGTGTGCGTCTGGAGTACACAAAAAACTGAcattcctcctctttcttttttttttttttttttttttgaattttaaatgtattttgatatatttgttttttttctgccaaaagagaaaaaacaaaaaaaaaacgtgcCATCAATTGCCAAACAGTTGTTGTTACCTCCTTAAAAACGGCCAGCCTGGACCATTCTAAACTAACCAGAGTGCCACAGATTGACATCTCCTCTTCTGCGTAACCACAGACTTCAGCTAATCCAGATCTCTCATGCTGAAAACCCCCTAATGGATACCATCTTTCCGTGAACTTATCTTTTATTCAGATATGAAGAAATGTCTGTCTGTAAAGATAAGCTCGAACATAAAACATTTATCAGACTCAAATTTGGTAATAACTGGAACCTCTTTCCCCTCTTACTTTAGCTGTAGGCAGATATCCATCTGTGGCTCTAGTTAGAAAAGC
It encodes:
- the tnfaip3 gene encoding tumor necrosis factor alpha-induced protein 3 yields the protein MSQGQNFLPKFLFVSNLLKAVKIRQRVPNDVVKPAASGGLMHHLRGMHRYTLEMIAMNHFPQAFREVVQAAILDRAMQASLEKEKKLNWCGELKKMVPLRTNGDGNCLLHAASQYMLGVQDTDLVLRKALHGVLKETDTGVFKARFQAELLQSQEFTQTGLRYTTMNWEDEWEKIVKMASPVSSSNGLQFDSLEDIHIFILSNILRRPIIVIADQVVRSMKSGTSISPLNVGGIYLPLHWQPTECYKYPIVLGYDSQHFAPLITIKDSGPEIRAVPLINPRRNGFEELKVHFLMEKEQQQKERLLKEYLHLIEIPIRLGHDITQIMKAARLDEGNLPEDMNLMEDYLQLVNHEYQRWQEDKEQAWAAQPQRPPPFSVSQLSLIEIRCATPRCTFYVSVDTQPHCHECFEKRQATTGGGARIEGVIQTKEGGLQGGVGVIGGSETEVSSRGARSSSPPCSSSGRGVVLSSPRSAPPTAPSLSLYSETHAMKCKTPGCLFTLSVEHDGLCERCFNSRQNHGPPGVGTAATGLPGTNGGPVVPHPAQGSGWNQWGGCETETERCNMCRKEAFRIFNGLCPPCMQRQQAPDRGEPQQINPRTEASSSAWTQARDTERPCLTLTPGHTSAWQGPVARPCKRSGCQFFGTPEKLGFCTICYVDYQTNHHLTPPPAPAQSRHGLETGFQNASRCRGPGCGAVGKVMLEGYCDKCYVKEQSARLNQVANRTSPPLRERAAKPRSSQQSQTQTQCRRSGCSNVSPGCTDLCPECHTRGQGREPGRRAQAPKEKSKQRCRTQGCDHYANQEKQGYCNECDHFKQIYRG